From one Desulfuromonas acetoxidans DSM 684 genomic stretch:
- the cls gene encoding cardiolipin synthase, with the protein MNGFSVGIVIVNLLSFVVAVHALLNKRDPRAALAWIIVCLALPGVGVVLYWLMGVNRIRTRALRWQRRGEGIYVAEEEAPCEKSVVLRTPFHTQNYQLQRHLADAVTRRPLVGGNRVVPLYNGEQAYPVMLKSIRAAERSIDLSSYIFDTQFCGREFVQALIERAEAGVAVRVLVDGLGECYSWPRVHTLFDKTPVQVVRFLPLSLFRRGMHLNLRNHRKLLIVDGRVGFAGGMNISQRHLVQKKRHDVRPRERVVDIHFKVEGPVVRQMLEVFQEDWQFAGGRPFELDPTPPCLGGPDSLCRGISAGPNEDYEKLVWIVVGALNCARKRVSIMTPYFIPDRSMVTAMNSAALRGVNVEIVLPVRNNLPYVHWASRGAFWELLEYGVKIYYQPPPFAHSKLLLMDDHYALIGSANMDPRSQRLNFEFNLEVYDKSFNAEMRHHFDTTVAKSQAISLDEMDGRPVWQKMRDNFFRLFTPFL; encoded by the coding sequence ATGAACGGATTTTCTGTGGGCATCGTGATCGTGAACCTGCTGTCATTCGTGGTTGCGGTTCACGCCTTGCTCAACAAGCGCGATCCGCGTGCGGCGCTGGCCTGGATCATTGTCTGTCTGGCGCTGCCCGGAGTCGGTGTGGTGCTCTACTGGCTGATGGGGGTCAATCGCATCCGCACGCGGGCATTGCGCTGGCAGCGGCGTGGCGAAGGGATCTATGTTGCCGAAGAGGAAGCGCCGTGCGAGAAGAGTGTTGTGCTGCGCACCCCGTTTCATACCCAGAACTATCAGTTGCAACGCCACCTGGCCGATGCTGTAACGCGGCGCCCGCTTGTTGGCGGCAACCGGGTGGTGCCGCTATACAACGGCGAGCAGGCCTACCCGGTTATGCTCAAATCGATTCGTGCCGCCGAGCGCAGTATCGATCTGTCCAGCTATATTTTTGACACCCAATTTTGTGGGCGTGAGTTTGTCCAGGCGCTGATTGAACGAGCGGAAGCGGGCGTTGCCGTGCGGGTCCTGGTGGATGGCCTCGGCGAGTGTTATTCCTGGCCACGGGTGCATACTCTGTTTGACAAGACCCCGGTGCAGGTGGTGCGCTTTCTGCCGTTGTCACTGTTTCGACGCGGAATGCACCTTAATTTGCGCAATCACCGTAAATTGCTGATTGTTGATGGCAGGGTCGGCTTTGCCGGCGGCATGAACATCAGCCAACGGCATCTGGTACAGAAAAAACGCCATGATGTACGACCACGTGAGCGGGTTGTCGATATTCACTTTAAAGTGGAAGGCCCGGTGGTTCGGCAGATGCTGGAAGTGTTTCAGGAGGACTGGCAGTTTGCCGGTGGCAGGCCGTTTGAGCTCGACCCCACTCCACCCTGTCTTGGCGGCCCGGACAGCTTGTGTCGAGGGATCAGCGCCGGACCGAACGAAGACTATGAAAAGCTGGTGTGGATTGTTGTTGGTGCGCTAAATTGTGCGCGCAAGCGGGTTTCGATCATGACGCCCTACTTTATTCCCGATCGTTCCATGGTCACCGCCATGAACAGCGCCGCCTTGCGTGGCGTCAATGTCGAGATTGTCCTGCCGGTAAGAAATAACCTGCCTTATGTCCACTGGGCGAGTCGCGGTGCCTTCTGGGAACTGCTCGAATACGGCGTTAAGATTTATTACCAGCCACCTCCATTTGCCCACAGTAAATTGCTGTTGATGGACGATCACTATGCCCTGATCGGCTCAGCCAATATGGATCCGCGCAGTCAGCGCCTCAATTTTGAATTCAACCTTGAAGTGTACGATAAAAGTTTCAATGCCGAGATGCGTCACCATTTCGACACCACTGTGGCCAAATCCCAAGCCATCAGCCTCGACGAGATGGATGGGCGTCCGGTCTGGCAAAAAATGCGCGACAACTTTTTCCGCCTGTTTACTCCGTTCCTTTAG
- a CDS encoding HD-GYP domain-containing protein, translating to MVTTPFLSPPPQTRLLMSRRRTLLLAIVVITAIAIGTIIGSSWSIRDKERQTERSLEQRLSLLATSHAQVIDTWLEGLIRQGDRIVNSDLFRLYATEVDLIEEDISALITPEWTPTTDDEAAALRAQLPELQNIFIEFSHYAGFLSGRLVHPNGQAYLSTDSGISHLSEQQKALSQQVLNSATAQFSALQATSAGLIIDMALPLFSLDSDEKQSTVVAVLILTKVVTEKINQLLSASPLIEQGERVHLLQSTNKGLAVVTPWMPEQIAPLNGLSPQIIDNTLPFAVRPGLQSGNKVYSLAIPLQRLPWWIVEEVEYTAARASLSRHARTAWSISALLMGVFSLGFGILWFQQIGLKNRETARHFKSLAEQIDKQRQLLNNINDNIDDFICLKDIRGLYQYANPAMVKALGRELTEILDRDDCAVFGFDTAKRLEKLDQQVVAEAKPISVQETLYLQSQPAHVLISKAPLFEKSDQLGGIITVMSDITELVESQKRHERAIRRTVEALVSAIELNDTYLAGHSQRLRQLSKEVMKQLGGNKQQVATVEMAANLSQIGKMFIDKNLIAAQRPLSDEERHEVEQHVEHSARILRPIPFELPVPETIYQINEHLDGSGYPKGLQGDEILFTARVLSVINSFCAMVEPRAHRTGKSIAEALNELENLPQHYEASVVTALRDVIESPAGDKILQRQEDA from the coding sequence ATGGTCACAACACCATTTTTAAGTCCGCCACCACAGACCCGGCTGCTGATGTCCCGACGCAGAACCCTGTTGCTGGCCATTGTCGTGATCACGGCCATTGCCATCGGCACCATCATCGGCTCCTCGTGGAGCATTCGTGATAAGGAGCGGCAGACAGAACGTTCCCTGGAGCAGCGCCTGTCCCTGCTGGCGACCAGCCATGCCCAGGTGATCGACACCTGGCTTGAGGGGCTGATTCGCCAAGGCGACCGCATTGTCAATTCAGACCTGTTCCGGCTCTACGCAACCGAAGTGGATCTGATCGAAGAGGATATCTCCGCCCTGATCACTCCCGAATGGACCCCAACCACTGACGATGAAGCTGCAGCATTGCGCGCCCAACTTCCTGAACTGCAAAATATTTTCATCGAATTCAGTCATTATGCCGGTTTTCTGTCCGGACGCCTGGTCCATCCCAATGGTCAGGCCTACCTGTCCACAGACAGCGGCATCAGCCATCTGTCCGAACAACAGAAGGCTTTGTCCCAGCAGGTTTTAAATTCGGCAACAGCGCAATTTTCCGCCCTGCAGGCCACCTCGGCCGGACTGATCATTGACATGGCCCTGCCGCTGTTTTCTCTCGACAGTGACGAGAAGCAAAGCACTGTCGTGGCCGTTCTCATTCTGACCAAAGTCGTCACGGAGAAAATCAATCAGCTGCTGTCGGCATCACCGCTGATCGAGCAGGGGGAACGGGTTCACCTGCTGCAAAGTACCAACAAGGGTCTGGCGGTCGTCACGCCATGGATGCCGGAACAGATCGCGCCACTCAATGGCCTTTCGCCGCAAATCATCGACAACACACTGCCCTTTGCGGTTCGTCCCGGCCTGCAGAGCGGCAACAAGGTTTACTCTCTGGCCATCCCGTTACAACGGTTGCCTTGGTGGATTGTCGAGGAAGTGGAATACACGGCAGCACGCGCCAGTCTGAGTCGTCATGCCCGAACAGCCTGGAGCATTTCCGCTCTGCTTATGGGTGTTTTTTCGCTGGGTTTTGGGATTTTGTGGTTTCAGCAGATTGGTCTGAAAAACCGCGAAACTGCCCGCCATTTTAAATCTCTGGCCGAACAGATTGATAAACAACGCCAACTGCTTAACAACATCAATGACAACATTGACGACTTTATCTGCCTCAAAGACATTCGCGGCCTTTATCAGTATGCCAATCCGGCCATGGTCAAGGCATTGGGACGTGAACTAACGGAGATTCTTGATCGCGACGATTGTGCCGTTTTCGGTTTTGATACCGCCAAACGCCTGGAAAAGCTTGACCAGCAGGTGGTGGCTGAAGCCAAGCCCATCAGTGTTCAGGAGACCCTTTACCTGCAATCTCAACCGGCCCATGTGCTGATCTCTAAAGCGCCTCTTTTTGAGAAATCGGATCAGCTCGGCGGGATTATCACAGTGATGAGTGACATTACTGAGCTGGTGGAAAGCCAGAAACGTCACGAACGCGCCATCCGCCGAACCGTTGAAGCTCTGGTCAGTGCCATTGAACTCAACGACACCTATCTGGCAGGTCACAGCCAACGCTTGCGCCAACTCAGCAAGGAAGTGATGAAACAGCTCGGCGGCAACAAGCAGCAGGTGGCCACGGTTGAAATGGCGGCCAACTTGTCACAGATTGGCAAAATGTTCATCGACAAAAACCTGATTGCCGCCCAACGGCCGCTGAGCGACGAGGAGCGTCATGAAGTCGAGCAGCATGTCGAGCATTCCGCCCGCATCCTGCGCCCGATACCGTTTGAGTTGCCAGTGCCGGAAACCATCTACCAGATCAATGAACATCTCGACGGCAGTGGCTACCCGAAAGGGTTACAGGGTGACGAAATTCTGTTCACCGCACGTGTTCTGAGCGTCATCAACAGCTTCTGTGCCATGGTGGAACCGCGGGCGCATCGCACCGGGAAAAGTATCGCCGAGGCTCTAAACGAGCTGGAAAACCTGCCACAGCATTATGAAGCCAGTGTTGTCACGGCATTGCGCGACGTGATCGAATCACCGGCCGGAGACAAGATTCTCCAGCGCCAGGAGGATGCGTAA
- a CDS encoding HlyD family type I secretion periplasmic adaptor subunit, producing MRLFNKTPQEKQLSDSLEFLGEVDAATYRTGHRFAYLLSLMIFLLMVIFVLWAHFTVLDEVTRGQGQVIPSQRVQIIQHLEGGIIEQILVEENQIIEKGDVLVRIRNTVAASQYRDAANTALEHEAAIARLTAEAENGPLEFSQQIERDHPELVSDQRQIFEARQAQIDLEINVLESQYQQKQQEIRELSSRKKKLQQGLSLAREQLDIATPLVEQELYPRVDYLSLKRDVANMQGDLNVVNLTIPRIRESAREAQRRIDQRRAQYHTEVLNEISKRRMELISLREAISAGEDRVTRTDVRSPVRGTVKQLIVNTVGGVIRPGEPILEVVPLDDALLVEAQIRPADIAFLYPGQPAKIKLTAYDFSIYGGLDGYVEQISADTIVNEHQESFYRVKLRTKEKALTYKGTQLPIIPGMTASVDILTGKKSVLSYLLKPILKAKQTALRER from the coding sequence ATGCGCCTTTTCAATAAGACACCACAAGAAAAACAACTGAGTGACTCTTTGGAATTTCTCGGCGAAGTGGATGCGGCAACCTACCGCACCGGTCATCGCTTCGCCTACCTGTTGTCCCTGATGATCTTTCTGTTGATGGTCATTTTCGTCCTGTGGGCCCACTTTACCGTGCTTGATGAAGTAACACGCGGTCAGGGCCAGGTGATCCCGTCACAACGGGTGCAGATTATCCAACACTTGGAAGGGGGGATCATTGAGCAGATTCTGGTGGAAGAGAACCAGATCATTGAAAAAGGGGACGTGCTGGTACGGATTCGCAACACCGTAGCCGCCAGCCAATACCGCGACGCCGCCAACACCGCCCTGGAACATGAAGCGGCCATTGCCCGACTGACCGCAGAGGCAGAGAACGGTCCTCTTGAATTTTCCCAACAAATCGAGCGTGATCATCCTGAGCTGGTCTCCGACCAACGGCAGATTTTTGAAGCACGGCAGGCTCAGATCGATCTCGAAATCAATGTGCTGGAATCGCAATACCAGCAGAAACAGCAGGAGATTCGCGAACTCTCCAGCCGCAAGAAAAAATTGCAACAGGGCTTAAGCCTGGCGCGCGAACAACTCGACATTGCCACGCCGCTGGTGGAGCAAGAGCTTTACCCGCGAGTCGACTACCTCAGCCTCAAGCGCGATGTGGCGAACATGCAGGGAGACCTCAACGTTGTCAATCTGACCATTCCGCGCATCCGTGAATCCGCCCGCGAGGCGCAGCGCCGTATCGACCAGCGCCGCGCCCAATACCACACTGAGGTGCTCAATGAGATCAGCAAACGACGCATGGAACTGATCTCTCTGCGCGAAGCGATCTCCGCTGGTGAAGACCGCGTTACCCGCACCGATGTCCGTTCACCGGTGCGAGGCACGGTCAAGCAACTGATTGTCAATACCGTCGGTGGGGTCATCCGCCCCGGCGAGCCGATTCTCGAAGTGGTTCCCCTTGACGACGCCCTGTTGGTGGAGGCTCAAATCCGCCCGGCCGACATCGCCTTTCTCTATCCCGGCCAGCCGGCAAAAATAAAACTGACCGCCTACGATTTTTCGATTTACGGGGGGCTGGATGGCTATGTCGAGCAAATCAGCGCCGACACCATCGTCAATGAACACCAAGAGAGCTTTTACCGGGTCAAGCTGCGCACCAAGGAAAAAGCCCTGACCTACAAAGGAACCCAATTGCCGATCATTCCCGGCATGACGGCTTCCGTGGATATTTTAACCGGCAAGAAGTCGGTCTTGAGTTATCTGCTCAAGCCGATTCTCAAAGCCAAACAGACGGCATTACGGGAGCGCTAA
- a CDS encoding transglutaminase-like cysteine peptidase produces MPGWNNIRALILLGLLLSTVGCSPVQASSPKTTAADRPPPTGVFDSYEFRGTLTALKNWQRVLPLGDDEMNRFSSPQQDTGIRAAREWQQVVTQLTDAPLMEQLKTVNRFFNRWPYRLDREVWQKKDYWATPLEFLRHSGDCEDYAICKYFALRHLGVAPDRMRIVILHDTIRTITHAVLAVYTQNDILILDNLSDPVFSHHRYQHYLPQYSVNENTRWIHIKPRSTALPTRTDTGE; encoded by the coding sequence TTGCCGGGATGGAATAACATACGTGCCCTGATCCTGTTGGGACTATTGCTGTCCACGGTCGGATGTTCGCCGGTACAGGCCTCGTCTCCGAAAACAACGGCCGCGGATAGACCACCACCGACAGGCGTATTCGACTCCTATGAGTTTCGCGGCACACTGACCGCTTTGAAAAACTGGCAACGTGTTTTACCCCTTGGCGACGATGAGATGAACCGGTTCAGCTCGCCGCAACAGGACACCGGCATCCGTGCCGCCCGCGAATGGCAGCAAGTGGTCACCCAACTGACCGATGCACCACTGATGGAGCAGTTGAAAACCGTCAACCGTTTTTTCAACCGCTGGCCCTATCGTCTGGATCGCGAGGTCTGGCAAAAAAAGGACTACTGGGCGACCCCGCTGGAGTTTTTACGCCACTCCGGCGACTGTGAGGATTACGCTATCTGTAAATATTTTGCCCTGCGGCACCTCGGTGTGGCCCCTGACCGGATGCGCATCGTCATTCTTCACGACACCATCCGGACCATTACCCACGCGGTGCTGGCCGTTTACACACAAAACGACATCCTGATACTGGACAATCTTTCTGATCCGGTGTTTTCACACCACCGCTATCAGCACTATCTGCCTCAGTATTCAGTCAATGAAAACACGCGCTGGATCCATATCAAGCCACGCTCTACGGCCTTGCCAACGCGTACTGACACAGGAGAATAA